In Sphingomonas sp. G-3-2-10, a single window of DNA contains:
- a CDS encoding methyltransferase domain-containing protein: MSQPEIFDRARRHKRRDRAAPAYRDHAFLRDHMLDGIHERLSAVQREFRDVLDLGSFDATFTLPGATITRLEPGKRFAEATGAIHADEDMHPFPPASFDLVVSAGVLDSVNDVPGALALIRRALRPDGLFLGAFAGAGSLATLKAAFLAAEPAARFHPQIDVRAAGDLLSRAGFALPVADVETLTVRYSSIWSELRDLRGMAATNLLPDARPLGRATLMRAVQEFTEKADPDGRTPERFEIVYLTGWAPDESQPKPARRGSGTTSLADALKPKK, encoded by the coding sequence ATGTCCCAGCCCGAAATCTTCGACCGTGCCCGCCGACACAAGCGCCGCGACCGCGCCGCGCCGGCCTATCGCGACCACGCCTTCCTGCGCGACCATATGCTCGACGGCATCCATGAGCGCCTGAGCGCGGTACAGCGCGAGTTCCGCGACGTCCTCGACCTCGGCAGCTTCGACGCGACCTTCACTTTGCCCGGCGCGACAATCACCCGGCTCGAGCCCGGCAAGCGCTTCGCCGAAGCGACCGGCGCGATCCATGCCGATGAGGACATGCATCCCTTCCCGCCCGCCAGCTTCGATCTGGTCGTGTCGGCGGGTGTGCTCGATTCGGTCAACGACGTCCCCGGGGCGCTCGCGCTGATCCGCCGCGCGCTCCGGCCCGACGGCCTGTTCCTCGGCGCATTCGCCGGCGCGGGCAGCCTCGCCACGCTCAAGGCCGCCTTTCTCGCCGCCGAGCCTGCCGCCCGCTTCCATCCGCAGATCGACGTCCGCGCCGCCGGCGACCTGCTCAGCCGCGCCGGCTTCGCGCTGCCCGTGGCGGACGTGGAAACGCTTACGGTCCGCTATTCCAGTATTTGGAGCGAACTGCGCGACCTGCGCGGCATGGCCGCCACGAACCTGCTGCCCGATGCCCGCCCCCTGGGCCGCGCCACGCTGATGCGCGCTGTGCAGGAATTTACCGAAAAGGCCGACCCGGATGGCCGAACGCCCGAACGCTTCGAGATCGTCTATCTGACCGGCTGGGCGCCCGACGAATCGCAACCCAAGCCCGCCCGCCGCGGCAGCGGCACGACCTCGCTGGCGGATGCACTGAAGCCGAAAAAATAA
- a CDS encoding ComF family protein: protein MRLAAPLLKIADYALPPRCPGCGEVTGADHGFCATCWGSLRFLGPPWCASCHLPFDYDRGDGAQCGQCMADPPVHDGVRAAVAYGDVARQVALRLKYGGRTAYAETMARAMSRLMPEGADLLVPVPLHRWRIWGRGFNQAAMIAGALSRSSGVVADVHLLRRVKATPVLRGLGHRGRAKAVAGAFALAPDAKANLAGRTVVLVDDVHTSGATSAACAALLKRGGAAKVILLCWARVLDDAVD from the coding sequence ATGCGTCTCGCCGCGCCTCTGCTGAAGATCGCCGATTATGCGCTGCCGCCGCGCTGCCCGGGATGCGGCGAAGTGACCGGGGCGGATCACGGTTTCTGCGCGACTTGCTGGGGCAGCCTGCGGTTCCTGGGGCCGCCCTGGTGCGCGAGTTGCCACCTGCCGTTCGACTATGATCGCGGCGACGGCGCGCAATGCGGGCAATGCATGGCCGATCCGCCGGTGCATGACGGCGTGCGCGCGGCGGTGGCCTATGGCGATGTCGCGCGGCAGGTGGCGCTGCGCCTGAAATATGGCGGGCGGACCGCCTATGCCGAAACGATGGCGCGGGCGATGTCGCGGCTGATGCCCGAGGGCGCGGATCTGCTGGTGCCGGTGCCGCTGCACCGCTGGCGGATCTGGGGGCGGGGCTTCAATCAGGCGGCGATGATCGCGGGCGCGCTATCGCGGAGCAGCGGGGTGGTGGCCGACGTGCACCTGTTGCGGCGTGTGAAGGCGACGCCGGTGCTGCGCGGGCTGGGGCATCGCGGTCGGGCGAAAGCGGTGGCGGGTGCGTTCGCGCTGGCGCCGGACGCGAAGGCGAATCTGGCGGGGCGCACGGTGGTGCTGGTCGACGATGTTCATACCAGTGGCGCGACTTCAGCGGCTTGCGCGGCGCTGCTCAAACGCGGCGGCGCGGCGAAAGTGATCCTTCTGTGCTGGGCGCGCGTTCTGGACGATGCAGTCGATTGA
- the grxC gene encoding glutaredoxin 3, which produces MAKVEIYTRAFCGYCSRAMALLDSKGADVEEYDLTMGGPKRAEMVQRSNGRNTFPQIFIDGKHIGGSDDLAALEREGKLDALLNA; this is translated from the coding sequence ATGGCTAAGGTTGAAATCTACACTCGGGCGTTCTGCGGCTATTGCTCGCGGGCGATGGCGCTGCTCGACAGCAAGGGCGCGGACGTCGAGGAATATGACCTCACGATGGGCGGGCCGAAGCGCGCCGAGATGGTGCAGCGCTCGAACGGGCGGAACACCTTCCCGCAGATCTTCATCGACGGGAAGCATATCGGCGGTTCCGACGATCTCGCCGCGCTGGAGCGCGAGGGCAAGCTGGACGCGTTGCTGAACGCATGA
- a CDS encoding carbon-nitrogen hydrolase family protein: MSNRAALLQMTSGIDPAANARTLVKAVGDAKAGGATMLFTPEMSGLLDGKRDRAAASLWHEHDDPVLAAVRDAAAKHGIWVHIGSLAILREEGKLANRGFVIDDAGEIRARYDKMHLFDVDLPTGESWRESNSYAPGERAVTVKTPLGVLGLAICYDLRFPDLFRSLSNAGATILALPAAFTRPTGAAHWHVLLRARAIEAAAFVIASAQTGVHEDGRATYGHSLVSDPWGELLLDMGDPAGLGFADIDPRRVEDARSRVPVLQHRRAIPEVEAL, from the coding sequence ATGAGCAATCGCGCCGCGCTCCTCCAGATGACCAGCGGGATCGATCCCGCCGCCAATGCGCGTACCCTGGTGAAAGCCGTGGGGGATGCGAAGGCGGGCGGCGCGACGATGCTGTTCACGCCGGAAATGTCGGGGCTGCTCGACGGCAAGCGCGATCGGGCGGCGGCTTCGCTGTGGCACGAACATGACGATCCGGTGCTGGCGGCGGTGCGCGACGCGGCTGCGAAGCACGGTATCTGGGTGCATATCGGCAGCCTCGCGATCCTGCGGGAAGAGGGCAAACTGGCCAATCGCGGCTTCGTGATCGACGATGCGGGCGAAATCCGCGCACGCTACGACAAGATGCATCTGTTCGATGTCGACCTGCCGACCGGCGAGAGCTGGCGCGAATCGAACAGCTATGCGCCGGGCGAGCGCGCGGTGACGGTGAAGACGCCGCTGGGCGTGCTGGGCCTCGCCATCTGCTACGATCTGCGCTTTCCGGACCTGTTCCGGAGCCTGAGCAATGCGGGCGCGACCATCCTTGCGCTGCCCGCGGCGTTCACCCGGCCGACTGGGGCGGCGCATTGGCATGTGCTGCTGCGTGCGCGGGCGATCGAGGCGGCGGCGTTCGTGATCGCGTCGGCACAGACGGGCGTGCATGAGGATGGGCGCGCGACCTATGGCCACAGCTTGGTGAGCGATCCGTGGGGCGAATTGCTGCTCGATATGGGTGACCCGGCGGGGCTGGGCTTTGCCGACATCGATCCCAGGCGCGTCGAGGATGCGCGGTCGCGAGTGCCGGTACTCCAGCATCGCCGGGCGATTCCCGAGGTGGAAGCGCTGTGA
- a CDS encoding DUF1178 family protein, with protein sequence MIVFDLKCGGGHVFEAWFGSSAAYEAQRSGGLLACPMCGSDAIEKAVMAPNVAAKGNQRAETPVPALPSGQPPSPEAIKTALATLAAAQAKALEGSQWVGSSFATRARAMHDGDEPHAQIHGQATLEQAKELIDDGVAVAPLPFPVVPPEACN encoded by the coding sequence GTGATCGTATTCGATCTCAAATGCGGCGGCGGCCATGTGTTCGAGGCGTGGTTCGGATCGAGCGCGGCTTATGAGGCGCAGCGCAGCGGCGGACTGCTGGCGTGTCCGATGTGCGGCAGCGATGCGATCGAGAAAGCAGTGATGGCGCCGAACGTGGCGGCCAAGGGCAACCAGCGCGCGGAGACGCCGGTTCCGGCTCTGCCGTCGGGCCAGCCGCCCAGCCCCGAAGCGATCAAGACCGCGCTTGCGACGCTGGCCGCGGCGCAGGCCAAGGCGCTGGAAGGCTCGCAATGGGTCGGCAGCAGCTTCGCGACGCGCGCCCGCGCGATGCATGACGGCGACGAGCCGCATGCGCAGATCCACGGCCAGGCGACGCTGGAGCAGGCGAAGGAACTGATCGACGACGGCGTCGCGGTTGCGCCCCTGCCGTTCCCCGTGGTGCCCCCGGAGGCATGCAACTAG